The following coding sequences lie in one Stenotrophomonas rhizophila genomic window:
- a CDS encoding helix-turn-helix transcriptional regulator, whose product MPHVESRRACASRACYRAHSHATFSVGAVDAGGSVFSGAADGPRVLQPGCVVVVPAGRVHACNPLPGQGWNYQMLHLDAHWVHAVRNEMPAPAGNEVGMEAVRVCDDPARYRQFCDLNALLFSSAAMEAKDAALVAFIGDLDPAQGDALEDTIDQAALQRRLAPVTTQLRQDLAHTPPLDDLARRVGMSRYQLIRAFRRATGLTPHAWQMDQRIQRARLQLRDGDALAAIAHGLGFSDQSHFQRMFKAHTAATPGQYRR is encoded by the coding sequence ATGCCCCACGTCGAAAGCCGACGTGCCTGCGCGAGCCGTGCCTGTTACCGCGCGCACAGCCATGCCACGTTCTCGGTCGGTGCCGTGGATGCAGGCGGCAGTGTCTTCAGCGGTGCAGCCGACGGTCCACGCGTGCTGCAGCCGGGCTGCGTGGTGGTGGTGCCTGCCGGGCGCGTGCACGCCTGCAATCCCCTGCCCGGCCAGGGCTGGAACTACCAGATGCTGCATCTGGATGCCCACTGGGTGCACGCGGTCCGTAACGAAATGCCCGCGCCCGCCGGCAACGAGGTCGGTATGGAAGCGGTCCGCGTCTGCGATGACCCGGCGCGCTATCGCCAGTTCTGCGACCTCAACGCGCTGCTGTTCTCCAGCGCTGCCATGGAAGCCAAGGATGCCGCGTTGGTTGCGTTCATCGGTGATCTTGACCCTGCACAAGGGGATGCCCTCGAGGACACGATTGATCAAGCAGCGTTGCAACGCCGCCTTGCGCCGGTAACCACGCAACTGCGCCAGGACCTGGCACACACCCCGCCGCTGGACGACCTGGCGCGGCGGGTGGGAATGAGCCGCTATCAGCTGATCCGCGCCTTCCGCCGCGCCACCGGGCTGACCCCGCATGCCTGGCAGATGGACCAGCGCATCCAGCGCGCACGCCTGCAGCTGCGCGACGGTGACGCGCTCGCCGCCATCGCGCACGGGCTGGGCTTTTCCGACCAGAGCCATTTCCAGCGCATGTTCAAGGCGCATACGGCCGCCACGCCGGGCCAATACCGGCGCTGA
- a CDS encoding GNAT family N-acetyltransferase: MNVAYRPAVPADAAACIDLRGRTRENAFSAAQLAALGITVDSWAAGIAQGGFPGHVAEADGGMVGYCFGDRDSGEIIVLALLPAWEGKGIGKALLARTVDDFQGWGFERLFLGCAADPGVRSHGFYRHLGWRPTGEIDDLGDEVLELHLRG, from the coding sequence ATGAACGTTGCATACCGTCCTGCCGTACCGGCCGATGCCGCGGCCTGCATCGACCTGCGCGGACGCACGCGCGAGAACGCGTTTTCCGCCGCGCAGCTGGCCGCGCTTGGCATCACCGTGGACAGCTGGGCCGCAGGCATCGCCCAAGGCGGCTTTCCGGGGCACGTGGCCGAGGCCGACGGCGGCATGGTGGGCTACTGCTTCGGCGATCGCGACAGTGGCGAGATCATCGTGCTGGCGCTGCTGCCGGCATGGGAAGGCAAGGGCATCGGCAAGGCGCTGCTGGCGCGGACGGTGGACGACTTCCAGGGCTGGGGTTTCGAACGCCTGTTCCTGGGTTGCGCTGCCGACCCTGGCGTGCGTTCGCATGGCTTTTACCGGCACCTGGGGTGGCGGCCGACCGGCGAGATCGACGATCTGGGCGATGAAGTGCTGGAACTGCATCTGCGCGGGTGA